The genomic interval GTGGCCACCATTTCGTGCTTCGTCGCTGGCACTAGCGAAGCGCGCCAATCTACTTGCGCAACGCGCCATGAAGAAGGGAACCGGGGCTTGCATCATACTAGCCCCCACACGCACGTCCTACGGGCACCTGGCTCTACGCCGATTCAGTAGATCCCCGGCACGAGCCGCCACGTGCGCGCGCAGTAGGCGTCGTACTCGGCCCCGAAGTGTTCCCGCAGTAGCCGTTCCTCAGCGCGAATACGCGCCACCACCGGGACCAGTAACAATGCTGCGGACAACACGCCTACCGCGGGGGGGGCGTTCTCCGAGTGCTGGGGGGGTGGAGCCGGGTGTGCCCACCCCCCCACCAACGCCGCCCGAGCCAGCCGTCTGTGGCCGGCTCGTCACGCCTTCGGCTTGAAGAGTGCGAACACCGCGCCCTGCGGATCCTGGATAACCGCGAAGCGGCCGGTGTTCGGGATGTCCGTTGGCGGTTGGAAGATCTTGGCGCCGAGGTTCGCGGCCTTCTTCGCCATCTCGTCGACGCTCGTAACGGCGAAGTACGTGAGCCAGTTGGGCGGCACATCCTTGAGGCGGGGCGGCCGCTTCATCATCCCGCCGATCTGCTTTTCGCCGATCTTGAAGATCGTGTACGTGCTATCGTCGCTCATATCGACCTGTTCGGCGTTCCAGCCAAACATCGTTTTGTAGAACCGCCCAGCAGTTTCGGTGTCCGCGGTCATCAGTTCGTTCCAGCACATCGCGCCGGTTTCGTTGACAACATCGGCGCCCTGATGGGTCTTGGCCTGCCAGATCGCGAAATGCGCACCTGTAGGATCTTGCAGGAACGCCATGCGTCCAGCATCCAGGACGTCCATGGCCTCGCCCATCGGCAACTTGCCGCCGCTCTGCTTCGCCTTCTTGACGACGTCATCGGCGTTCGTTACGTTGACGAAGGGCAGCCAGTGCGACGGCACGCCCTTGGCGACGACCTCTTTGGGCATCGCGGCGAGGCCACCGACACTCTTGCCCTTGTACTTGATGAACGTGTACGTCATTCCAGGGCCGGCCGGCATGTCCTCAAACTCCCACCCGAACAGGCTCCCGTAGAAGGGCTTTGCCGGTGCGGTGTCGGGGACCCCCAACTGTACCCAAGAAAAGACGCCGTGCGCGTGCTTGGTCTGTGTAGCCACATCACACCTCCTCTTTGGTTCTCATTTGGTTCTCACCCTTTAGTGGAACGGACTGGCTGGAAATCGACCTCAATAATGAGGCGAATATCCGCCTGCGCTCGTTAGAAACCTCTGGGGCACTCAGGGGGAGTGCACCACCGGTGGATGTCATTCAGCGCCTTCCCCGAGGATGATCTCACTATCCAATATCACCGCGTCGGCGCGTGCGTCACGCCTTGAGTGCCAATATGAGCCGAAATTTTTGAAACAATAGCCGAAGGTTGTAGTACGTTGGCACTAGACCGAATCCGGATCGTGCGATGGAAAGGAGTTCACGGACCAAAAGGAAATTTCGGTATTAAACTTCTCCTGGTTGGGGCCGTATGTCCCGCATCCATCGGTAGGGCAGTGGCACAACGGGGGTGGTGTTTCGTGCTTAGTACGGCAAGGAAAGGGTCGAGTTTGGGCTACGTGATATTCACCATAACCCTGGTGGTGGCCGTGTCCGCATGGGTTGCGAGCGCAGCCGTGACAGCGGCCCCGACGCCCGGTACAAGCGGCCTTGGTTTGGTCGCGGCCGCATGCCCCGGCTCCAATTGCACCGGGCCGCTAGAATAGCCGGCGGCGCTGGCACCGGCAACGCCGTAGCTCTGGGAACGGAACGGCGGGGGCGCAGGTGGACAGAACAACGACAACGGTGGAAACGGGGGCGCTGGCGGGAACGGCGGTCAGGGTGTAAGCAACGGTTCGGGTAGTTCCGGCAACGGCGGCGCCGGCGGAAGCGGGAACTCCGGCGGCAATTCCGGCAACGGGGCGCCGGCGGGAACGGTGGACAGGGAGGAAGCAACAACAACTAGACTGCCCGGTCCACTACCCTCGGTCGAGATCGAGTTGGCGGGGCTCCTGCGGACGCGGGACCCCGCCGTCGTCTGTGGAGATGTGCCGGGGCGGCGGTCCGACCCGTTCGCCGACCATGCGCTGGCGGTTCTGGACAATGCGCTTTGCCACGTAGTCGACCGCCCCCAGAATCAGCATCGCCGTGTGCGACTTCTCCCGGTAGTCGGCGGGGCCGAAGGCGTCGATGCGATACTGGGCCTGCAGGGTTCGCACCTGTTCGAACTCCTTCTCTGCGCCCTCCCCGTAGACGGCGTATGCTTGGCCTCCGTACTGCTTGATGATTGAGAACACCGGGATATCGCTCGGCCCGTCGGCGACGTAGATCATGTTGTCGATCGGGATCCGCCGGTCTTCCGCTTTGATCTTGGCGTTCACGTCGATCTTGGGTTCCTTGTTGGTACCCTTGTTGATCTCGAAGATCGCCCGGGTCTTCGTGGTGTTGTCGATCACGTACCCCAAGTCGGCGATGGCGGAGGCGGTCGCCTCGGAGCGGAAGAGCACCTGCTGGCCCTTAGGCTCGAGGTAGTCCGGGGGCGCGACCGTTTCGACGAACTCGCATCCCCACACCCCGTCCACGTAGTCTGCGATCCGGCTTCCCAGGATCATCTGCCGGAGTCCGACGCTCACGATGTAGTGCTCGACGCTGATCTCCGCCTGCGTGTACGCG from bacterium carries:
- a CDS encoding VOC family protein, producing MATQTKHAHGVFSWVQLGVPDTAPAKPFYGSLFGWEFEDMPAGPGMTYTFIKYKGKSVGGLAAMPKEVVAKGVPSHWLPFVNVTNADDVVKKAKQSGGKLPMGEAMDVLDAGRMAFLQDPTGAHFAIWQAKTHQGADVVNETGAMCWNELMTADTETAGRFYKTMFGWNAEQVDMSDDSTYTIFKIGEKQIGGMMKRPPRLKDVPPNWLTYFAVTSVDEMAKKAANLGAKIFQPPTDIPNTGRFAVIQDPQGAVFALFKPKA
- a CDS encoding HAD family hydrolase, whose translation is MSQNLFRQTIIAVIWDFDKTLIPDYMQAPLFRHYGVDGDKFWREVDGLPAFYRKHGLELISKDTLYLNHILTYVRSGIFAGLDNKLLRRLGAALEFYPGLPEFFKTVKDHVAQNPAYTQAEISVEHYIVSVGLRQMILGSRIADYVDGVWGCEFVETVAPPDYLEPKGQQVLFRSEATASAIADLGYVIDNTTKTRAIFEINKGTNKEPKIDVNAKIKAEDRRIPIDNMIYVADGPSDIPVFSIIKQYGGQAYAVYGEGAEKEFEQVRTLQAQYRIDAFGPADYREKSHTAMLILGAVDYVAKRIVQNRQRMVGERVGPPPRHISTDDGGVPRPQEPRQLDLDRG